From the genome of Epinephelus moara isolate mb chromosome 10, YSFRI_EMoa_1.0, whole genome shotgun sequence, one region includes:
- the loxl5a gene encoding lysyl oxidase-like 5a, which translates to MEKFVLALICLLNVLVCFGTGQHHLRAGVGPWRQRFQWENNGQVYSLLSTGTQYRPPAQSRRRTQLLLTTKNNFNRHHPPVALRSTRTRSGELEDAPGGHFQQNDLTQTSVLGVDAGHYLLAPGRPGARQSPPRIATSREAVAVGYPSHQAPFNGSAAAFTTIQEFSGSGVPRGGRSTPGHGAQQATASPVRSPDFTHSRGGRINSQSPARSPAAGGWVPMAEDSGNARRIPQQTHLGDARSAQRAQSLTRITPESNVSPTALSSNSVEVHFSRPRSDATGTTDMGDPRDPHSIHHRNSVFYNVYPPDRRNRISVRPPPGPGYGTRFFHNGLPDLVPDPYYIQAASYIQRVQMYALRCAAEENCLSRSAYHPSVKDLDYRVLLRFPQRVKNQGTADFLPVKPRHEWEWHSCHQHYHSMEAFSNYDLLDVSTGQKVAEGHKASFCLEDTSCDPGIQRRFACTVHTQGLGPGCYDTYHANIDCQWIDITDVPPGNYILKVTVNPSQLVPESDFSNNEVRCDIRYTGSYVQARNCRITVS; encoded by the exons ATGGAGAAGTTTGTGCTCGCACTGATTTGCCTGCTGAATGTTCTGGTGTGTTTTGGTACCGGTCAGCACCATTTACGCGCAGGTGTCGGACCGTGGAGACAGCGGTTTCAGTGGGAGAATAACGGCCAGGTGTACAGTTTACTGAGCACGGGGACTCAATATCGCCCACCTGCGCAGAGCAGAAGACGCACTCAGCTTTTAttgacaacaaaaaacaattttaaccGACATCACCCTCCTGTTGCGCTCAGATCCACCAGAACCAGATCTGGAGAGCTCGAGGACGCACCCGGGGGTCACTTTCAACAAAATGACCTCACTCAGACGTCGGTTCTTGGTGTTGATGCTGGTCACTATTTACTCGCCCCGGGACGACCTGGGGCACGTCAGTCCCCACCGCGCATCGCAACGTCTAGAGAGGCTGTGGCTGTGGGATACCCTTCTCATCAGGCACCGTTTAACGGCAGCGCTGCTGCTTTCACCACCATCCAGGAGTTCTCCGGCAGTGGAGTCCCTCGAGGAGGCCGGAGTACACCTGGACATGGCGCGCAACAGGCCACAGCGTCACCAGTAAGATCACCGGACTTTACGCACAGCCGAGGCGGCAGGATAAACTCACAATCACCTGCCCGGTCACCTGCTGCAGGTGGATGGGTCCCCATGGCTGAGGATAGTGGGAATGCTCGGCGCATTccacagcaaacacatttaggAGACGCTCGCAGTGCGCAAAGAGCGCAATCACTGACCAGAATCACACCGGAGTCAAACGTTTCTCCCACAGCACTGTCCAGTAACTCCGTAGAAGTACACTTCTCACGCCCAAGGTCGGATGCAACAGGGACTACGGACATGGGTGACCCACGGGACCCGCACAGCATTCATCACAGGAACTCAGTTTTCTATAATGTTTACCCACCAGACCGCAGGAACAGGATCAGTGTGCGCCCTCCACCAGGACCGGGATATGGCACCAGGTTCTTCCACAATG GTCTCCCAGACTTGGTTCCTGACCCTTACTACATCCAAGCTGCCTCTTACATCCAGAGAGTGCAGATGTACGCGCTTCGCTGTGCTGCTGAAGAGAACTGTCTTTCCAG GTCTGCGTATCACCCGAGTGTGAAGGACCTGGACTACAGAGTCCTGCTGCGGTTCCCACAGCGTGTGAAGAACCAAGGAACAGCAGACTTCCTCCCAGTGAAGCCCAGACATGAGTGGGAATGGCACAGCTGTCACCA gcatTACCACAGCATGGAGGCCTTTAGTAACTATGACTTGCTGGACGTCTCGACTGGACAGAAGGTTGCTGAGGGACATAAGGCCAGTTTCTGTCTGGAGGACACGTCCTGTGACCCGGGGATACAACGACGCTTCGCCTGCACTGTTCACACACAG GGGCTCGGCCCTGGTTGCTACGACACGTATCACGCCAACATCGACTGCCAGTGGATCGACATCACAGATGTACCACCTGGAAACTACATACTGAAG GTGACAGTGAACCCGTCTCAGTTGGTTCCGGAGTCAGATTTCTCTAACAATGAGGTGCGCTGCGACATCAGGTACACAGGAAGCTACGTCCAGGCGAGGAACTGCAGGATCACTGT AAGCTGA